The Saprospiraceae bacterium genome includes a window with the following:
- a CDS encoding transposase: MLKKSSKHLQLDMFSSPVSLFSGKVQTVYENPDAWHNLFRKEVIMRIDEELFSPLYSDSQGRPNASIRVMIGMMILKEADGLSDEKIFENCRFNLLYRSALGLLNLSDTIPTESTYYLFRHNVAAYDKENGKNLFAEVFAQTTKDQCIEFGVSGKKIRMDSKLLGSNIAWLSRYELIHKTLELYYKEIKDNAHLEATLKEKLEDALKMQGDKVVYTHTSQEVKSKLKELGTLISKVLELTEGSQTDSYKTLQRVFTEQYEITEDKMIVAKEKESISAQSVQSPHDTDSTYRSKGGNDGQKKQEVKGYSVNVTETCDDENLNLITNVNVKVVSTPDTDFLKEDTEKHRKSYQIR; the protein is encoded by the coding sequence ATGCTAAAAAAATCATCAAAGCACCTACAGTTGGATATGTTTTCAAGCCCTGTTTCATTATTTAGTGGCAAGGTACAAACAGTGTATGAAAATCCTGATGCCTGGCATAATCTATTTCGCAAAGAAGTGATTATGCGCATAGACGAGGAGTTGTTCAGTCCTTTATATAGTGATAGTCAAGGCAGACCAAATGCATCCATACGAGTAATGATAGGGATGATGATATTGAAGGAAGCAGATGGTTTGAGTGATGAGAAGATATTTGAAAACTGTAGATTCAACTTGTTATATCGAAGTGCATTAGGGTTATTAAATTTAAGCGACACCATACCTACAGAATCCACTTACTATCTATTTCGGCACAATGTAGCAGCTTATGACAAGGAAAACGGAAAAAATCTATTTGCAGAAGTATTTGCCCAGACGACAAAGGATCAATGTATTGAATTTGGAGTAAGCGGCAAGAAAATAAGAATGGACAGTAAGTTATTGGGAAGTAATATAGCATGGTTGAGCCGTTACGAATTGATACATAAAACGTTAGAGCTTTATTACAAGGAAATAAAAGACAATGCTCACTTAGAAGCTACACTTAAAGAGAAGCTGGAAGACGCACTAAAAATGCAAGGAGACAAAGTAGTGTACACCCATACGAGCCAGGAAGTTAAGAGTAAATTAAAAGAGTTAGGTACCCTGATATCGAAAGTATTAGAGCTAACCGAAGGCTCACAAACAGACAGTTACAAAACATTACAAAGAGTATTCACCGAACAGTACGAGATCACCGAAGATAAAATGATAGTAGCCAAAGAAAAAGAATCCATATCGGCGCAGTCTGTACAATCGCCACACGATACCGACAGTACCTACCGTAGCAAAGGAGGTAACGATGGACAAAAAAAACAAGAAGTAAAAGGCTACAGTGTGAATGTAACGGAGACATGCGATGATGAAAATCTAAATTTAATTACGAATGTCAATGTTAAAGTAGTAAGTACTCCTGACACTGACTTCTTAAAAGAAGATACCGAAAAACACAGGAAATCATATCAGATAAGATAG
- a CDS encoding universal stress protein translates to MKADTLRTYPQIVVYCRSGNRSAHAKKILSDYGINNVIDGGSLAQAQELMKASGVHNDNIIKESLPEMSLQISGLKDENVLKILIPTDFSVQADYSYLMARKLEEHLSVDVHFLHVMDVPDTVTMSETGQVETCGEIDVNYIKDQKRIAEAKLQQLKDQYGHHITVHFRLGKITDTILQFAEGQHFDLIVMGTKGSWGIKEKVSSSQAQMIARRSEIPLLSLMCDRSDLVIKDVLFVHDFMDNDDTKMPLMHKFSKYFNATYHQLYIHNDASKLDKSVLFDNMDKYAASHQIGKHQNHIIESADVESGVKEFLKIQDADIVFIGTHGQGGFFHKSAAETLIKHLFKPIISFHLKTN, encoded by the coding sequence ATGAAAGCTGACACCTTACGCACTTACCCGCAGATTGTAGTGTACTGCAGGAGCGGTAACAGAAGCGCCCACGCAAAAAAAATCCTGTCAGATTATGGCATTAATAATGTCATTGATGGAGGTTCCTTAGCTCAGGCTCAGGAATTGATGAAGGCATCGGGTGTCCATAATGACAACATCATTAAAGAATCTCTTCCGGAAATGTCGTTGCAAATTTCAGGACTAAAAGACGAAAATGTGCTTAAAATCCTGATTCCTACCGACTTTTCAGTACAAGCTGATTATTCTTACCTCATGGCAAGGAAGTTGGAAGAGCATTTGTCGGTGGATGTACATTTTCTGCATGTGATGGATGTACCCGATACAGTCACCATGAGCGAAACAGGACAAGTGGAGACATGTGGTGAGATAGATGTCAACTACATTAAAGATCAGAAAAGAATTGCAGAGGCCAAACTTCAGCAACTTAAGGATCAGTATGGTCATCATATCACAGTCCATTTTCGGTTGGGAAAAATTACAGATACTATTCTGCAGTTTGCTGAGGGTCAGCATTTTGATCTGATTGTGATGGGTACAAAAGGGTCTTGGGGTATAAAGGAGAAAGTTTCATCATCTCAGGCTCAAATGATCGCCAGAAGATCAGAAATTCCGTTACTTTCATTAATGTGTGATCGTTCTGACCTGGTAATTAAAGATGTACTTTTTGTTCATGATTTTATGGATAATGATGATACGAAAATGCCCCTTATGCATAAGTTTTCGAAGTATTTTAACGCAACCTACCATCAACTTTATATTCATAATGATGCTTCAAAATTGGATAAGTCCGTTTTGTTTGACAACATGGACAAATACGCCGCATCTCATCAGATAGGCAAACATCAAAATCACATCATAGAGTCCGCTGATGTAGAATCAGGAGTAAAGGAATTTTTGAAAATTCAAGATGCTGACATTGTATTTATAGGCACACACGGACAAGGAGGTTTTTTCCATAAAAGTGCTGCTGAAACACTCATCAAACACCTTTTTAAACCTATTATTTCTTTCCATCTCAAAACAAATTAG
- a CDS encoding YeeE/YedE family protein — translation MKLIKFLIAGIVFGIVMAKSEAISWYRIQEMFRFQAFHMYGIIGVAVVTGVIGVWAIKKYKIRDYHGNPIVFYPKDKSITRYLIGGTVFGMGWALSGACPGPMVVNIGYGFFAMGIVFLFAILGTYLYGVLKNYLPH, via the coding sequence ATGAAATTAATAAAATTCTTAATAGCTGGTATTGTTTTCGGAATCGTGATGGCAAAATCTGAAGCTATTTCATGGTATAGGATACAGGAAATGTTCCGATTTCAGGCATTCCATATGTATGGTATCATAGGCGTGGCAGTAGTCACAGGAGTGATAGGAGTGTGGGCAATCAAAAAATATAAAATCAGGGATTATCACGGCAATCCGATAGTGTTTTACCCCAAAGACAAGTCTATAACCCGATATTTGATTGGTGGGACTGTCTTTGGTATGGGCTGGGCACTGAGCGGTGCATGCCCCGGACCTATGGTAGTCAACATAGGATATGGATTTTTTGCTATGGGCATAGTTTTCCTTTTTGCCATTTTGGGCACTTACTTATATGGGGTACTTAAAAATTACCTGCCGCATTGA
- a CDS encoding MBL fold metallo-hydrolase produces MLFQHIYDKSLAQASYLIGCQKAGVAAVIDPKRDVDTYIDIANQNNMKITHIFETHIHADFLSGSRELAALTGADMYLSDEGGPDWQYQFAHQGLKDGDKIKMGNLVFEIIHTPGHTPESISIMLTDTPASKEPVMLFTGDFVFVGDIGRPDLLEKAAGIKGTQESGALQMYESIKKFDALPDYIQVWPGHGAGSACGKALGAVPSTTVGYEKIRNWALQYKENKGGFVDYLLADQPEPPKYFAMMKKLNKVDRPLLTYVPKLKELSSTALKDAMDKGIKLIDARNKADFAAGFIPGSINIQGNNSFATWAGWFLTYDEPFILVADPSQLDDLTRKLMRIGLDNIMGYIPSVSVYQGALQTANMIGYDDFKTKLNDDNTQIIDLRGVAEYNAGHVKGADNIFVGTILQNTDKISKDKDVVIHCQGGDRSSIAYSILVKEGFTNVTNYSPGMNEWVAKGEEVIS; encoded by the coding sequence ATGTTATTTCAACACATTTATGACAAAAGTTTGGCTCAAGCCAGTTATTTGATAGGTTGCCAGAAGGCTGGTGTAGCTGCGGTTATTGACCCAAAAAGAGATGTGGATACCTATATTGATATCGCAAATCAAAACAATATGAAGATCACTCATATATTTGAAACGCATATTCATGCTGATTTTCTATCCGGATCGCGCGAATTGGCTGCACTTACGGGTGCAGATATGTATCTTTCAGATGAGGGTGGACCTGACTGGCAATATCAGTTTGCACATCAGGGTCTTAAGGATGGAGACAAGATCAAAATGGGAAATCTCGTGTTTGAAATCATCCACACTCCGGGGCATACACCAGAGAGTATCAGTATCATGCTTACAGATACGCCAGCCAGCAAAGAGCCAGTGATGCTGTTTACGGGAGACTTTGTTTTCGTAGGTGACATAGGCAGACCTGATTTGCTTGAAAAAGCAGCAGGTATTAAAGGTACGCAGGAATCAGGTGCTCTACAGATGTATGAATCCATTAAAAAATTTGATGCATTGCCTGACTATATTCAAGTATGGCCTGGGCATGGTGCGGGATCCGCATGTGGTAAAGCTTTGGGAGCAGTGCCGAGTACCACTGTAGGTTATGAAAAAATCAGAAACTGGGCACTTCAATATAAAGAAAATAAGGGCGGTTTTGTAGATTACTTGTTGGCTGATCAGCCGGAACCACCTAAGTATTTTGCCATGATGAAAAAACTCAATAAGGTTGACAGACCATTATTGACCTATGTACCCAAATTAAAGGAGTTGTCTTCAACAGCTTTGAAAGATGCTATGGACAAAGGAATCAAATTGATAGATGCAAGAAATAAAGCTGATTTTGCAGCTGGTTTTATTCCTGGAAGTATCAATATCCAGGGAAATAATTCTTTTGCTACCTGGGCAGGCTGGTTTTTGACCTACGATGAGCCTTTTATTTTGGTTGCTGATCCTTCTCAATTGGATGATCTCACAAGAAAGCTTATGAGAATTGGTTTGGACAACATTATGGGTTACATACCTTCAGTATCTGTATATCAAGGAGCATTACAGACTGCCAATATGATTGGATATGACGACTTTAAGACCAAACTTAATGATGATAATACACAAATCATCGATCTTAGAGGTGTAGCCGAGTATAATGCCGGACATGTAAAAGGTGCCGATAATATATTTGTTGGAACCATCCTTCAGAATACCGACAAAATCAGTAAGGACAAAGATGTGGTCATTCATTGCCAGGGAGGAGACAGATCATCCATTGCATATTCTATATTGGTCAAAGAAGGTTTTACAAATGTGACCAATTACTCACCAGGTATGAATGAATGGGTAGCCAAAGGAGAAGAAGTGATTTCCTAG
- a CDS encoding rhodanese-like domain-containing protein, whose translation MFNFLKSLFSPGPSVDLSEVIARKPFLVDVRTPGEFASGHPKGSVNIPLDKVAANLSKFKGKKDIVVFCRSGNRSSQAKSILESSGVSNVTDAGPWQNVAGYTG comes from the coding sequence ATGTTCAATTTTTTAAAATCATTATTCAGTCCGGGTCCTTCAGTAGATTTATCAGAAGTGATCGCCAGAAAACCGTTTTTAGTAGATGTTCGCACACCGGGTGAGTTTGCGTCAGGACATCCTAAAGGATCAGTCAACATTCCACTGGACAAAGTAGCTGCCAATCTTTCAAAATTTAAAGGGAAAAAAGACATTGTTGTTTTTTGTCGTAGCGGAAACCGAAGCAGTCAAGCGAAATCAATTCTCGAAAGTAGTGGTGTCAGTAATGTAACAGATGCAGGTCCTTGGCAAAATGTAGCAGGATATACGGGATAG
- a CDS encoding YeeE/YedE family protein produces the protein MFVLLFFGQSFGFSANLRTICAAAGAGKKVSFLNFNWKNQMWNLVFLTGAIIGGFISGTLLKKDAPIQLSEATKTDLQELGFSAPADIQPAELFSMDAVLSIKGFLILALGGLMVGFGSRYAGGCTSGHAISGLSDLQLPSLIAVIGFFMGGLLMTHLLFPIIF, from the coding sequence ATGTTTGTACTTTTATTTTTTGGTCAATCTTTTGGCTTTTCGGCCAATCTCAGGACGATATGTGCGGCTGCAGGTGCAGGTAAAAAGGTGAGTTTTTTGAATTTTAATTGGAAAAATCAAATGTGGAATCTGGTGTTTCTCACAGGTGCGATTATTGGTGGATTTATTTCAGGTACTTTACTTAAAAAAGATGCTCCGATCCAACTATCTGAGGCTACCAAAACTGATCTGCAGGAATTGGGATTTAGTGCTCCTGCAGATATACAGCCGGCAGAGCTGTTCAGTATGGATGCAGTTTTGTCTATAAAGGGATTTTTAATCCTTGCTCTCGGAGGACTTATGGTCGGATTTGGTAGCAGGTATGCCGGTGGCTGCACTTCAGGTCATGCTATCAGCGGATTATCTGACTTGCAACTTCCTTCTTTAATTGCAGTTATAGGGTTTTTTATGGGCGGACTTTTGATGACCCATCTATTATTTCCCATCATATTTTAA
- a CDS encoding transposase produces the protein MYADGAYHSPENQNYCKDNDIDLNLQAIQGAKGRYELEMTEDQTLQVKDTQTGEEVESIKVISKDGTEKWRIKTGESYRYITQKEIDTYQIRKKIESTPKEEIQRRNNVEATIFQVSYHYPNAKSRYRGLSKHQMWANMRCLWVNFVRIVNFVTENGQNLPNIALNFIKTIVMVYTRRQIIKTLFQDVNFLSRQPKSTILCDF, from the coding sequence GTGTATGCAGATGGTGCCTACCATAGTCCCGAAAATCAAAACTATTGTAAAGACAACGATATAGACTTAAACCTACAAGCAATACAAGGAGCCAAAGGAAGATACGAGTTGGAAATGACGGAAGACCAAACATTGCAAGTAAAAGATACACAAACTGGTGAAGAAGTAGAAAGTATAAAAGTAATCAGTAAAGATGGTACTGAAAAATGGCGAATAAAGACAGGCGAATCATACAGATATATCACGCAAAAAGAAATAGATACCTACCAGATCAGGAAGAAAATAGAATCTACACCAAAAGAAGAAATACAGAGAAGAAACAATGTTGAAGCCACCATATTTCAGGTAAGTTATCACTACCCCAATGCAAAGAGTAGGTATAGGGGATTAAGCAAACATCAAATGTGGGCCAACATGAGATGTTTATGGGTGAACTTTGTCCGAATCGTAAATTTTGTGACAGAAAATGGCCAAAACTTGCCAAATATTGCCCTAAATTTCATCAAAACAATTGTGATGGTCTATACGAGGCGTCAGATTATAAAAACCTTATTTCAAGATGTCAATTTTTTATCCCGTCAGCCCAAGAGTACTATTTTATGCGATTTTTAA
- a CDS encoding alpha/beta hydrolase has product MLYYKVKGSGKPVVLVHGFMENHKMWDFLPLDESEYQSILVDLPGHGLSDSEFVLHSMEFMADEIMEVLNKTGIAETFFVAHSMGGYVILALMQRYPDVVKGLTLFFSSSFADTDDKKMQRLRAVESAQNDLDAFINAGVPNLFNANLIQDLKDEIFIAKSWAKEATLQGITAAILGMRERPDRTDILLNTTIPVQVICGTFDSAVNTELLRKTLSGYPHISFKELPIGHMGHLEAPESCENLILQFLQKKYCS; this is encoded by the coding sequence GTGTTGTATTACAAGGTTAAAGGAAGTGGAAAGCCGGTAGTTTTGGTACACGGTTTTATGGAAAATCATAAAATGTGGGATTTTCTTCCCTTGGATGAATCAGAATATCAATCCATTTTAGTCGATTTGCCGGGTCATGGCTTGTCGGATAGTGAGTTTGTCCTTCACTCTATGGAATTCATGGCAGATGAAATCATGGAAGTTTTAAATAAAACGGGCATTGCTGAGACATTTTTCGTTGCCCATTCTATGGGTGGTTACGTGATCCTTGCATTGATGCAACGATATCCTGATGTTGTCAAAGGACTGACTTTGTTTTTTTCATCTTCGTTTGCGGATACAGATGATAAAAAAATGCAGAGATTACGTGCAGTAGAGTCGGCTCAAAATGATCTTGATGCTTTTATTAATGCAGGAGTACCTAATCTGTTCAACGCCAATCTGATTCAAGATCTCAAAGACGAAATATTTATAGCAAAATCCTGGGCAAAAGAAGCCACTTTACAAGGGATTACTGCTGCTATTTTAGGTATGCGCGAACGACCTGACAGAACAGACATTTTATTAAATACGACTATTCCCGTCCAGGTCATCTGCGGCACCTTTGATTCAGCAGTAAATACTGAATTGTTACGCAAAACCTTGAGCGGATACCCTCATATTTCTTTTAAAGAATTACCTATAGGGCACATGGGGCATCTTGAAGCGCCTGAGTCCTGTGAAAATTTGATTTTGCAATTTTTGCAGAAAAAATATTGCTCGTAG